One genomic window of Choristoneura fumiferana chromosome 14, NRCan_CFum_1, whole genome shotgun sequence includes the following:
- the LOC141434719 gene encoding lipase 3-like isoform X2: protein MQFNDQNKLYQARQKVFKSQKKQYRNAKQYRSLTEDQNQAEQMKHSIPVYSDAVEWGGILMSQGPNAPINDQTDIEKIFKDSFETVKEFTEEEKEAYHKAYMTAAENEDILLNTTQLLQKNHYAVEEHTVKTDDGYVLTLFRIPPKSAESGDMQTKRPVVFLMHGLLGSSDDWLLMGPGKSLAYILADLDYDVWMGNARGNKYSRRHVSKNPGQPDFWQFSNDEIALHDLPTMIDYALSTSKQEKMYYVGYSEGTTTFFALASTKPEYNGKIIMMYALSPLVFMSNTRSPVIKMIAPNSPFYERLHAALGHGEFKPEAELTRTIGGDMLAKKSGCNHVASNVEFAIAGMVDKSTAQMVPLIEKHLPAGASTRQIKQYGQAVASREFRRYDYGPVINEKVYGSEVPPKYELSEVQVPVTLYYSANDWLAHPTDVEQLVTKLPQVKEAYKLPQTNWSHLDFVFSKAAPLTVYQRLITSIQENQSEKQVL, encoded by the coding sequence ATGCAGTTTAATGATCAAAACAAGCTGTACCAGGCCCGACAGAAGGTgttcaaaagccagaaaaaacAGTACAGGAATGCCAAGCAGTACCGCAGTCTGACGGAGGACCAGAACCAGGCTGAGCAGATGAAGCACAGCATACCCGTATACTCCGACGCCGTCGAGTGGGGAGGCATCCTGATGTCCCAGGGCCCTAACGCCCCCATCAACGACCAGACCGACATCGAAAAGATCTTCAAGGATTCTTTCGAGACTGTCAAGGAGTTCACCGAGGAGGAGAAAGAAGCCTACCACAAGGCTTACATGACCGCCGCTGAGAATGAAGACATCCTTCTGAACACCACTCAGCTCCTCCAGAAGAACCACTACGCTGTCGAAGAGCACACAGTCAAGACCGATGACGGCTACGTCCTCACTCTGTTCCGCATTCCGCCGAAGTCCGCCGAATCCGGTGACATGCAGACCAAGCGACCCGTCGTGTTCCTGATGCACGGTCTCCTTGGCAGCTCTGACGACTGGCTGCTCATGGGCCCTGGTAAGTCCCTCGCTTACATCTTGGCCGACCTCGACTACGACGTGTGGATGGGCAACGCTCGCGGTAACAAGTACTCCCGCCGCCACGTCAGCAAGAACCCGGGCCAGCCCGACTTCTGGCAGTTCAGCAACGACGAAATCGCCCTTCACGACCTCCCCACCATGATCGACTACGCTCTGAGCACCAGCAAACAAGAGAAAATGTACTACGTCGGTTATTCCGAGGGCACCACCACTTTCTTCGCTCTGGCTTCTACCAAACCCGAGTACAACGGGAAGATTATCATGATGTATGCTCTGTCCCCGTTGGTGTTCATGAGCAACACCCGCAGCCCCGTGATCAAGATGATCGCGCCCAACAGCCCGTTCTACGAGCGTCTGCACGCAGCCCTCGGACACGGAGAGTTCAAGCCCGAAGCTGAGCTGACCCGCACCATCGGCGGAGATATGCTGGCGAAGAAATCCGGCTGCAATCACGTCGCTTCCAACGTCGAGTTCGCGATTGCCGGTATGGTTGACAAGTCCACCGCGCAGATGGTTCCGTTGATCGAGAAACACTTGCCCGCTGGTGCTTCTACCAGACAGATCAAGCAATACGGGCAGGCGGTGGCCAGCCGCGAGTTCAGACGGTACGACTACGGGCCGGTGATCAACGAGAAGGTGTACGGCAGCGAGGTGCCCCCCAAGTACGAGCTGTCAGAGGTCCAGGTCCCGGTGACCCTGTACTACAGCGCCAACGACTGGCTGGCGCACCCCACAGACGTGGAGCAACTCGTCACCAAGCTGCCTCAGGTCAAGGAGGCCTACAAGCTCCCGCAGACCAACTGGAGCCACCTGGACTTCGTGTTCTCTAAGGCCGCGCCCCTGACCGTCTACCAAAGACTGATCACTTCCATCCAGGAGAACCAGAGCGAGAAACAAGTcctatag
- the LOC141434719 gene encoding lipase 3-like isoform X1, which yields MKLCLVVCLVLAHLAAGSILRKYRPQPLSVEPFDFIEPTNYNQVLQKRFQFYNQVPSANDYLGLDPETAEASSHEVTEQKKIRVDIQKSRSSPVYGRSADWNIPAYVSNSDVRQYEDQDKQYNYQNMQYNEQNKQYNDQNKQYNDQYNDQNKQYNDQNMQFNDQNKLYQARQKVFKSQKKQYRNAKQYRSLTEDQNQAEQMKHSIPVYSDAVEWGGILMSQGPNAPINDQTDIEKIFKDSFETVKEFTEEEKEAYHKAYMTAAENEDILLNTTQLLQKNHYAVEEHTVKTDDGYVLTLFRIPPKSAESGDMQTKRPVVFLMHGLLGSSDDWLLMGPGKSLAYILADLDYDVWMGNARGNKYSRRHVSKNPGQPDFWQFSNDEIALHDLPTMIDYALSTSKQEKMYYVGYSEGTTTFFALASTKPEYNGKIIMMYALSPLVFMSNTRSPVIKMIAPNSPFYERLHAALGHGEFKPEAELTRTIGGDMLAKKSGCNHVASNVEFAIAGMVDKSTAQMVPLIEKHLPAGASTRQIKQYGQAVASREFRRYDYGPVINEKVYGSEVPPKYELSEVQVPVTLYYSANDWLAHPTDVEQLVTKLPQVKEAYKLPQTNWSHLDFVFSKAAPLTVYQRLITSIQENQSEKQVL from the coding sequence ATGAAGCTCTGTCTCGTCGTGTGCCTGGTTTTGGCACACCTGGCCGCAGGTAGCATCCTGCGGAAATACCGCCCGCAACCCCTCAGCGTGGAGCCCTTCGACTTCATCGAACCCACCAACTACAATCAGGTGCTGCAGAAAAGGTTCCAATTCTACAACCAAGTCCCGAGTGCCAATGACTACTTGGGGCTGGATCCTGAGACAGCCGAAGCCAGCTCTCACGAAGTCACCGAGCAAAAGAAGATCCGCGTCGATATCCAGAAGTCCAGGTCCAGCCCCGTATATGGCCGCAGCGCCGACTGGAACATCCCTGCCTACGTCTCTAATAGTGATGTCAGACAGTACGAAGACCAGGACAAGCAGTACAATTACCAGAACATGCAGTACAACGAACAAAACAAGCAGTACAATGATCAAAACAAGCAGTACAATGACCAATACAATGATCAAAACAAACAGTACAATGATCAGAACATGCAGTTTAATGATCAAAACAAGCTGTACCAGGCCCGACAGAAGGTgttcaaaagccagaaaaaacAGTACAGGAATGCCAAGCAGTACCGCAGTCTGACGGAGGACCAGAACCAGGCTGAGCAGATGAAGCACAGCATACCCGTATACTCCGACGCCGTCGAGTGGGGAGGCATCCTGATGTCCCAGGGCCCTAACGCCCCCATCAACGACCAGACCGACATCGAAAAGATCTTCAAGGATTCTTTCGAGACTGTCAAGGAGTTCACCGAGGAGGAGAAAGAAGCCTACCACAAGGCTTACATGACCGCCGCTGAGAATGAAGACATCCTTCTGAACACCACTCAGCTCCTCCAGAAGAACCACTACGCTGTCGAAGAGCACACAGTCAAGACCGATGACGGCTACGTCCTCACTCTGTTCCGCATTCCGCCGAAGTCCGCCGAATCCGGTGACATGCAGACCAAGCGACCCGTCGTGTTCCTGATGCACGGTCTCCTTGGCAGCTCTGACGACTGGCTGCTCATGGGCCCTGGTAAGTCCCTCGCTTACATCTTGGCCGACCTCGACTACGACGTGTGGATGGGCAACGCTCGCGGTAACAAGTACTCCCGCCGCCACGTCAGCAAGAACCCGGGCCAGCCCGACTTCTGGCAGTTCAGCAACGACGAAATCGCCCTTCACGACCTCCCCACCATGATCGACTACGCTCTGAGCACCAGCAAACAAGAGAAAATGTACTACGTCGGTTATTCCGAGGGCACCACCACTTTCTTCGCTCTGGCTTCTACCAAACCCGAGTACAACGGGAAGATTATCATGATGTATGCTCTGTCCCCGTTGGTGTTCATGAGCAACACCCGCAGCCCCGTGATCAAGATGATCGCGCCCAACAGCCCGTTCTACGAGCGTCTGCACGCAGCCCTCGGACACGGAGAGTTCAAGCCCGAAGCTGAGCTGACCCGCACCATCGGCGGAGATATGCTGGCGAAGAAATCCGGCTGCAATCACGTCGCTTCCAACGTCGAGTTCGCGATTGCCGGTATGGTTGACAAGTCCACCGCGCAGATGGTTCCGTTGATCGAGAAACACTTGCCCGCTGGTGCTTCTACCAGACAGATCAAGCAATACGGGCAGGCGGTGGCCAGCCGCGAGTTCAGACGGTACGACTACGGGCCGGTGATCAACGAGAAGGTGTACGGCAGCGAGGTGCCCCCCAAGTACGAGCTGTCAGAGGTCCAGGTCCCGGTGACCCTGTACTACAGCGCCAACGACTGGCTGGCGCACCCCACAGACGTGGAGCAACTCGTCACCAAGCTGCCTCAGGTCAAGGAGGCCTACAAGCTCCCGCAGACCAACTGGAGCCACCTGGACTTCGTGTTCTCTAAGGCCGCGCCCCTGACCGTCTACCAAAGACTGATCACTTCCATCCAGGAGAACCAGAGCGAGAAACAAGTcctatag